From one Oceanimonas doudoroffii genomic stretch:
- a CDS encoding FAD-dependent oxidoreductase encodes MKKWLCIICGLIYDEAKGWPSDGIAPGTRWEDVPDDWLCPDCLVGKADFEMIEITDDAPAPVAAVAEAETPAAAPVLEPVVIIGTGHGGYQLAAALRARSPELPITLFTADDGALYSKPALSNALALGKDGDGLVSETALAWEQRLGVRVYPHTRVEKIDRENKRLHTSIGEYPYGRLVLATGASPIEIPVAGEQSAMVSVNDLLDYRRFRERLAGKRHVTILGDGLIGCEFANDLAAQGMGVTVVGLGQWPMERLIPQPLGEALQRALSGLGVEWALQNSIARIDAEGEGYRLQLQSGDELTTDLVLSAVGLRPNTGLAQAAGLATGRGISVDLAHATSDPAIFALGDCAEVAGQWAPYIAPINQAIPALVDTLLGRPTQASLKDSPVLVKTPVLPLSVQPAVGPGEWRVEAHGEELAAGFYGSDGSLNGFALLGRELQSQRSQWLEQLNPARNVA; translated from the coding sequence ATGAAAAAGTGGTTATGCATCATCTGCGGACTGATTTATGACGAAGCCAAGGGCTGGCCGTCGGACGGCATTGCCCCGGGCACCCGTTGGGAAGATGTGCCGGACGACTGGCTGTGCCCCGATTGCCTGGTGGGCAAGGCGGATTTCGAAATGATCGAAATCACCGACGACGCGCCCGCCCCGGTGGCGGCGGTGGCCGAAGCTGAAACGCCGGCGGCCGCACCCGTGCTGGAGCCGGTGGTGATCATCGGCACCGGCCATGGCGGCTATCAGCTGGCGGCGGCGCTGCGCGCCCGCTCTCCCGAACTGCCCATTACCCTGTTCACCGCCGACGACGGCGCCCTTTACAGCAAGCCGGCGCTGTCCAATGCCCTGGCACTGGGCAAGGACGGCGACGGCCTGGTCAGTGAAACCGCTCTGGCCTGGGAGCAACGCCTGGGCGTGCGGGTTTACCCTCATACTCGAGTCGAAAAAATCGACCGGGAAAACAAACGGCTGCACACCAGCATTGGCGAATACCCCTATGGTCGCCTGGTGCTGGCCACCGGTGCTTCGCCCATCGAGATCCCCGTGGCCGGCGAGCAAAGCGCCATGGTAAGCGTGAACGATCTGCTGGACTACCGCCGTTTTCGCGAGCGGCTGGCCGGCAAGCGGCACGTCACCATTCTCGGTGATGGCCTGATCGGCTGTGAGTTCGCCAACGATCTGGCGGCCCAGGGCATGGGCGTAACCGTGGTGGGCCTGGGTCAGTGGCCGATGGAGCGATTGATCCCGCAGCCCCTGGGCGAGGCGCTGCAGCGGGCCCTGAGCGGCCTGGGCGTGGAATGGGCGCTGCAGAACAGCATTGCCCGCATCGACGCCGAGGGCGAGGGTTATCGCCTGCAGCTGCAGAGCGGCGACGAGCTGACCACGGATCTGGTGCTGAGCGCCGTGGGCCTGCGCCCCAACACCGGCCTGGCCCAGGCCGCGGGGCTGGCCACCGGCCGGGGCATCAGCGTCGACCTGGCCCATGCCACCAGCGACCCCGCCATCTTCGCCCTGGGCGATTGTGCCGAGGTGGCCGGGCAGTGGGCGCCCTATATTGCCCCCATTAACCAGGCCATTCCCGCCCTGGTGGACACCCTGCTGGGCCGGCCCACCCAGGCCAGCCTCAAGGATTCGCCGGTGCTGGTGAAAACCCCGGTGCTGCCGCTGTCGGTACAGCCGGCGGTAGGCCCCGGCGAATGGCGGGTAGAAGCCCACGGCGAGGAGCTGGCCGCCGGTTTTTACGGATCCGACGGCAGCCTGAACGGCTTTGCGCTGCTGGGCCGCGAGCTGCAAAGTCAGCGCAGCCAGTGGCTGGAACAACTTAATCCGGCACGAAACGTGGCCTGA
- a CDS encoding NAD(P)/FAD-dependent oxidoreductase, which translates to MIALPNDDNSCGWYQALPPAAPATRLKGSQKADYAVLGAGFAGLAAARRLAELKPDARIVLVDAQRVAEGASGRNSGFVIDLPHKFALEHPDPVHKQKLLGLNRAAIAQLQGLVERHGIDCQWSAVGKYQGAVGERGIAFLEHFEHLMKDLGEPYHWVDKAELGRVLGTGFYRQAIFTPGCYLMQPAALVRGMAEHLPENVELLEQSPIRSLRREGGLWRLQGDEGEIQAPTLLLGASIFTREFGYLKNRLLPVMTFASWTRPLTDDELTRYGGELNWGLTPADHAGTTLRMTADRRILIRNSYKHVPKYGASVSEGMRSKIRADHRKAFLDRYPELAEVPFTHTWGGVYAISRNFTNFFGELEDGVYASACDNGVGAAWGTISGTLLAEMAVGADTQALRDIRQVTGMPSLNPPEPFLGLGVKSRIRLAKWQSRSEL; encoded by the coding sequence ATGATTGCCTTACCAAACGACGACAACAGCTGCGGCTGGTATCAGGCGCTGCCCCCGGCGGCGCCCGCCACCCGGCTCAAGGGCAGCCAGAAAGCCGATTATGCGGTGCTGGGGGCGGGCTTTGCCGGCCTGGCCGCGGCCCGCCGGCTGGCCGAGCTCAAGCCCGACGCCCGCATTGTGCTGGTGGATGCCCAGCGGGTGGCGGAAGGCGCTTCCGGGCGCAACTCCGGCTTTGTGATTGACCTGCCTCACAAGTTCGCCCTGGAGCACCCGGATCCGGTGCACAAGCAGAAATTGCTGGGCCTGAACCGGGCCGCCATTGCCCAGCTGCAGGGGCTGGTGGAGCGCCACGGCATTGACTGCCAGTGGTCCGCCGTAGGCAAGTATCAGGGCGCGGTGGGCGAGCGCGGCATTGCCTTTCTCGAGCATTTCGAGCACCTGATGAAGGATCTGGGCGAGCCCTACCACTGGGTGGACAAGGCCGAGCTGGGCCGAGTGCTGGGCACCGGCTTCTATCGCCAGGCCATTTTCACTCCCGGTTGCTACCTGATGCAGCCGGCAGCCCTGGTGCGCGGCATGGCCGAGCACCTGCCCGAGAACGTGGAGCTGCTGGAGCAGTCGCCCATTCGCTCGCTGCGCCGTGAAGGTGGCCTGTGGCGGCTGCAGGGCGACGAGGGCGAGATTCAGGCGCCGACCCTGCTGCTGGGTGCCAGCATCTTTACTCGGGAGTTCGGTTACCTGAAAAACCGGCTGTTGCCGGTGATGACCTTTGCCAGCTGGACCCGGCCGCTGACCGACGACGAGCTGACCCGTTACGGCGGTGAGCTGAACTGGGGCCTGACCCCGGCGGATCATGCCGGCACCACCCTGCGCATGACCGCCGACCGGCGCATTCTCATTCGCAACAGCTACAAGCACGTGCCCAAATATGGCGCCAGTGTGAGTGAGGGTATGCGCAGTAAAATTCGCGCCGATCACCGCAAGGCGTTTCTGGACCGTTACCCTGAGCTTGCCGAGGTGCCCTTTACCCATACCTGGGGTGGCGTGTATGCCATTTCCCGCAACTTCACCAATTTCTTTGGTGAGCTTGAAGACGGTGTGTATGCCAGTGCCTGCGACAATGGCGTGGGCGCGGCCTGGGGCACCATTTCCGGCACCCTGCTGGCCGAGATGGCGGTGGGCGCGGACACCCAGGCGCTGCGCGACATTCGCCAGGTAACCGGCATGCCCAGCCTGAACCCGCCCGAGCCTTTCCTGGGGCTGGGTGTGAAAAGCCGTATTCGCCTCGCCAAATGGCAGAGCAGGAGTGAACTGTGA
- a CDS encoding cupin domain-containing protein has product MTKEVKLIDSKELDFTVRGDSPGMAYVARALSPEVSPNIGVGFARWEGAEVAWTVLYDEVVFVIEGCFELTANGKKHEVRPGQMLWIPEGTELIYGGHALFGYVVHPGNWKELHGLA; this is encoded by the coding sequence GTGACCAAAGAAGTAAAACTGATTGACAGCAAGGAGCTGGACTTTACCGTGCGGGGCGACTCGCCGGGCATGGCGTACGTGGCCCGGGCCCTGAGCCCGGAAGTGTCGCCGAACATCGGCGTGGGCTTTGCCCGCTGGGAAGGGGCCGAAGTGGCCTGGACCGTACTGTACGATGAGGTGGTGTTTGTGATCGAAGGCTGCTTTGAGCTCACAGCCAACGGCAAAAAGCACGAGGTGCGCCCCGGCCAGATGCTGTGGATTCCGGAAGGCACCGAATTGATATATGGCGGGCATGCCCTGTTTGGTTATGTGGTGCACCCGGGTAACTGGAAAGAGCTGCACGGCCTGGCCTGA
- a CDS encoding alcohol dehydrogenase family protein yields the protein MTLSIPHTMHAVLLKGHGGLDQLEYRTDVAVPQPGPNEVLIQVAAAGINNTDINTRLGWYSKSVDQATNVGGATGFDDVNDDDASWSGRALTFPLIQGADCCGHIVAVGSDVDPARIGERVLVRNMLRSYVDYRPYECWTLGSECNGSFAQFAVAPARETHRVACDWSDEELASIPCAYSTAENMLHRIGLGAETVLITGASGGVGSAAVQLAKRRGATVIALCSAAKADEVLACGADRVIDRNADLIAELGKGALDAVVDLVGGEQWPVFLELLRRGGRYAIAGAIAGPIAEIDLRTLYLKDLTLAGCTFQKDEVFANLIAYIEAGEIRPQVAKTFPLHEIAQAQEAFISKQHMGKLVLTIPQVEQ from the coding sequence ATGACCCTTTCCATTCCGCACACCATGCATGCCGTTCTGCTCAAGGGCCATGGTGGCCTCGACCAGCTGGAATACCGCACCGATGTGGCCGTGCCTCAGCCCGGCCCCAATGAGGTGCTGATCCAGGTTGCGGCCGCCGGCATTAACAACACCGACATCAATACCCGGCTGGGCTGGTATTCAAAATCGGTTGATCAGGCCACCAATGTGGGGGGCGCCACCGGATTTGACGACGTGAACGATGACGATGCGTCCTGGTCCGGCAGGGCCCTGACCTTTCCGCTGATTCAGGGGGCGGACTGCTGTGGCCATATTGTGGCCGTGGGCAGCGACGTTGACCCTGCCCGCATTGGTGAGCGGGTGCTGGTGCGCAACATGCTGCGCAGCTATGTGGATTACCGCCCTTATGAGTGCTGGACCTTGGGCAGCGAGTGCAACGGCAGTTTTGCCCAGTTTGCCGTGGCGCCGGCCCGCGAGACCCATCGCGTGGCCTGTGACTGGTCGGACGAAGAGCTGGCGTCCATTCCCTGTGCCTATTCCACCGCCGAAAACATGCTGCACCGCATTGGCCTAGGTGCCGAGACGGTGCTGATAACCGGCGCCTCGGGCGGGGTGGGCTCGGCGGCGGTGCAACTGGCCAAGCGCCGGGGCGCCACCGTGATCGCCCTGTGCTCTGCCGCCAAGGCGGATGAGGTGCTGGCCTGTGGCGCCGATCGGGTGATTGATCGCAATGCCGACCTTATTGCCGAGCTTGGCAAGGGCGCGCTGGATGCCGTGGTGGATCTGGTGGGCGGCGAGCAATGGCCGGTGTTCCTGGAATTGTTGCGCCGGGGTGGGCGTTACGCCATTGCCGGTGCCATTGCCGGCCCCATTGCCGAAATAGACCTGCGCACCCTCTACCTGAAGGATCTGACCCTAGCGGGCTGCACCTTTCAGAAAGACGAGGTGTTCGCCAACCTGATTGCCTATATCGAAGCCGGTGAGATTCGCCCCCAGGTGGCCAAAACCTTCCCGTTACACGAGATAGCCCAGGCTCAGGAAGCCTTCATCAGCAAGCAGCACATGGGCAAACTGGTGCTCACCATTCCGCAGGTGGAACAATGA